Genomic segment of Cataglyphis hispanica isolate Lineage 1 chromosome 23, ULB_Chis1_1.0, whole genome shotgun sequence:
GGCGATGCCGGACTTCCCGGATCCCGTTGTAGGAGCTTGCTGACCGAGAGTCTATGCTGGTGCACTGAATTTGCCAGCACATGTTGCACCTGCGAGCCCTGTTGTAGATGCGTGTGAGCGTTGGGGTGATGCACATGCTGGCTGTGATGCGGCATCAAAGTGGCGGTCTCCCGTGGATCTCTACAGGCGGCGGGATGGAGAACGCCAGGTGTTGTCGCCTGGAGTCCGGTGACCGTCATAGCCGACGGCGGTGACAATGAGAGCCTCGTTACCAAAGGTACGCTTATGGGTGTGCGGTGTAACCTCTCTACGGTAGGATAAATGATCTCGTGACCAATGCCATGCTGGACCCGCGTGGGATAATCGGAGATCTCAGATTCCCTGGAGGAGTATCGGGAAAGTAGATGTTGACCAGACTGGTATCTAGGTACGATAGCCTCTTGGATAGCCTCCGGCCGACCTGGCGACGAAGCGGTGGCCGAGGAGGAAGCTGGGGATCTGACGGAAGACGCCGTAGGAGATGACGGTGGTTGACTGTAGCCGGGCGGACTCGGCGCCGACACGTGATTACTAGATGTGCGCTGGTAATACAGGTCGTTGCAGCTGGTAGAGCTGGCCGGCGACGGCGTCTCCGACGTTCTCGTGTTCTCCTCATCGCGGAACTCACCGCGACCGGAGCTCGCAGATTCCTGGTCATGGTATCTTATAGTTCCGCATACACGCACCCCGACCACGCTGGTTGGCGTGGGTTCACTGCCAACGCTCAATACCTCGCTCGTGTCGCTTTCGCAGTCGCTATCCGCGTTGCTGCATTCCGTCCTTCGCGCTCGATCGCGTTTCTCCGCGTCTTCCGAATCCTGATCCAAACGCGAGATCAGATGGCTTGATCTAGTTTCTGATTCCGACCCAGTGTCTAGACCCATTGG
This window contains:
- the LOC126858041 gene encoding mucin-6-like, yielding MTSSVDARQNTSVRKRRHHENTIYKSFIVIESRKLDLSLSEVGVFSQKKMSSTSPAPPMGLDTGSESETRSSHLISRLDQDSEDAEKRDRARRTECSNADSDCESDTSEVLSVGSEPTPTSVVGVRVCGTIRYHDQESASSGRGEFRDEENTRTSETPSPASSTSCNDLYYQRTSSNHVSAPSPPGYSQPPSSPTASSVRSPASSSATASSPGRPEAIQEAIVPRYQSGQHLLSRYSSRESEISDYPTRVQHGIGHEIIYPTVERLHRTPISVPLVTRLSLSPPSAMTVTGLQATTPGVLHPAACRDPRETATLMPHHSQHVHHPNAHTHLQQGSQVQHVLANSVHQHRLSVSKLLQRDPGSPASPTGTKEENGRTLPAANGVSNSIGNNGNHHHNNHNNNNNLQHQASLKFSIDNILKADFGRRITDPISLKKSRPKKVSSRPIDLTKDFLESSSDASERSSSETTTTTTNASPTVVSTGNSTSKATGSTATDPGKMLWPAWVYCTRYSDRPSSASKSEVLKFQSFEAFNTKSFESSNL